The Amycolatopsis sp. DG1A-15b genome contains the following window.
TGAGTCACGTTTCCGGCCATCGAAACCGCGGTCGTCCCGCCTCGCGGCACGGGCACCGGCTTGGCCTTTTGGCGCCCGCCGCCGCGGGCTCCGGCCGCGTGGCTCCGGCCACCGGGCCGCCGCTCGTTCCCGCCGTCGCGCCCCCCCGCTCGGCTCTTTCCGGTCATCGGCCGCTCGGGGGACCCCCGGTTTCAACGTTACTCGCGAGGACCGACAATTCCGGGCCCGCGCACCCCAGTTGTCCACAGGGTTCTCGCGGTGTCCACAGGTCTTGTCCCCAGGCCGCCCCGGCTTGGTCCGGCGTCAGCGCAGGGCGAGGTCCGTCCGGCGGACCGTTGCCACTTCGTCCGCGGGGCGAGCGGCGAGCAGCGCCGCGATCGGGCCGTGGCCCGGCAGGATTGCGTCCGGCTCGATCTCCGCCCATGGCACCAGCACGCTCGCGCGGTCCGGTGTGCCCGGGTGCGGCAGCAGCAGCTCCGGGTCCTCGGACGTCACGCCGTCCACCGTGACCACGTCGACGTCCAGCGTGCGCGGGCCCCAGCGCAGCTCGCGCACCCGGCCCGCCGCCTGCTCGGCGGCCTGACCCGTGCGCAGCCACGCCCAGTGGTCGCGCGCCGGGTCATCGACCACGCACACCGCGTTGAGGAAGTCCGGCTGGTCCTCGACGCCCCACGCCTTGGTCTCGTACACGCTCGACACCGCGACCAGCGCCGGCCGAACCGCGTCGAGTGCCGACTGGAGGAACCCGAGGCGGTCGCCGAGGTTCGAGCCCAGCGACAGCACCGCGCGGCTCACCGGTCGCGCCGGACCGTGACAGCCACGTCGTCGAACGTCAGCGGGATCGGTGCCGACGGCTTGTGCACCGTCACCTCGACCGCGCTCAGGCGCTCGTCGCGCAGCACCTCGTCGGCGATCCTGCCCGCGACGCTCTCGATGAGGTCGTACGGCTCGCCCGCGACGATCCCGGCCGCCAGCTCGGCCAGCTCGCCGTAGTGCAGGGTCTTCGTCAGGTCGTCCGACGCGGCGGCCGGCCCGAGGTCCAGCCACACCGTGACGTCGACGACGAACTCCTGGCCGTCGCGCTTCTCGTGCTCGAACACGCCGTGGCGGCCGAAGACCCGCAGCCCGGTCAGCGTGATCCGGTCAGCCATCCGTCCTCCAAGCGGCCGCCACCGCGACCGCGTCCAGCGAAGCCCCGACCTCGTGCACGCGCACGCCCCACGCCCCGGCCGCCGCGGCGAGCGCGGAAATCGCCGCGGTGGCGTCCTCCCGGCCGTCCGGCGGGCGCGGTGTGCCGTCCTTTTCGGACAGAAGGCGGCCGAGGAACCTCTTGCGCGAGGCGCCGACGAGCACCGGGAAACCGAGCGAGCGCAACGAGTCCAGCCCGCGCAGCAACGCCCAGTCGTGCTCGGCGTTCTTCGCGAACCCGAGCCCGGGGTCCAGCACGATGGCGCTCTCCGCCACGCCGGCCGCGAGCGCCGCGTCCACTCTGGACCGCAGCTCGGCCCGCACGTCCGCCACGACGTCCCCGTACTCGGCGAGCGACTGCATGTCCTTGCTGTGCCCGCGCCAGTGCATCAGCACCCACGGCACCCCGGCCCCGGCGGCGACGCGCGCCATGTCCGGATCGGCCAGCCCGCCGGAGACGTCGTTGACGACCTGCGCACCGGCTTCGAGCGCCGCGGCGGCGACGGC
Protein-coding sequences here:
- the folK gene encoding 2-amino-4-hydroxy-6-hydroxymethyldihydropteridine diphosphokinase; translated protein: MSRAVLSLGSNLGDRLGFLQSALDAVRPALVAVSSVYETKAWGVEDQPDFLNAVCVVDDPARDHWAWLRTGQAAEQAAGRVRELRWGPRTLDVDVVTVDGVTSEDPELLLPHPGTPDRASVLVPWAEIEPDAILPGHGPIAALLAARPADEVATVRRTDLALR
- the folB gene encoding dihydroneopterin aldolase; this encodes MADRITLTGLRVFGRHGVFEHEKRDGQEFVVDVTVWLDLGPAAASDDLTKTLHYGELAELAAGIVAGEPYDLIESVAGRIADEVLRDERLSAVEVTVHKPSAPIPLTFDDVAVTVRRDR
- the folP gene encoding dihydropteroate synthase, whose product is MGVLNVTPDSFSDGGRYLGLDQAVEHAREMWARGADLIDVGGESTRPGASRVDAATELRRVLPVIKTLAAEGVALSVDTTRAAVAAAALEAGAQVVNDVSGGLADPDMARVAAGAGVPWVLMHWRGHSKDMQSLAEYGDVVADVRAELRSRVDAALAAGVAESAIVLDPGLGFAKNAEHDWALLRGLDSLRSLGFPVLVGASRKRFLGRLLSEKDGTPRPPDGREDATAAISALAAAAGAWGVRVHEVGASLDAVAVAAAWRTDG